In the genome of Pseudomonas sp. P5_109, one region contains:
- a CDS encoding peptidase C39 family protein, with the protein MIDDQAGNGIARRLNLNKRAMMVRVFSRILSTMLIAGCVASLAGCAGSVAPEIKRLPERVELSGRFYRGDAYQSGPQVLASMLSQQGIVITPGLLDKPLHLPGGEAQLQQNMQNLAREYGMVVYPLDSNLAALLTQVAAGYPVMVRFTEGSAMWAEPRYAILAGYNRQKQTVLLRAGMNRRELMSFSSFESAFKDAGGWAVLIQNPTQIPAQVDQQRWLKAANDVAQAGQEQAAAKAKKALAAH; encoded by the coding sequence ATGATCGACGACCAAGCCGGGAATGGGATTGCCCGGCGTCTGAACCTGAACAAGAGAGCGATGATGGTGCGGGTATTTTCTCGAATTTTGTCGACCATGCTGATCGCCGGTTGCGTGGCAAGCCTGGCGGGCTGTGCCGGCAGCGTTGCGCCCGAGATCAAGCGTTTGCCGGAGCGTGTCGAACTCAGCGGCCGGTTCTATCGGGGCGATGCCTATCAAAGCGGGCCCCAGGTACTGGCCAGCATGCTGTCCCAGCAGGGCATCGTGATCACCCCGGGTTTGCTCGACAAGCCCTTGCATCTGCCGGGGGGCGAAGCTCAGTTGCAACAGAACATGCAGAACCTGGCCCGCGAGTACGGGATGGTCGTTTATCCCCTCGACAGCAACCTTGCGGCCTTGTTGACGCAAGTCGCCGCCGGTTATCCGGTAATGGTGCGTTTTACTGAAGGCTCGGCGATGTGGGCCGAACCGCGTTACGCCATTCTGGCCGGCTACAATCGCCAGAAACAGACGGTCCTGTTGCGCGCCGGGATGAATCGCCGCGAACTGATGAGCTTCAGTTCCTTCGAGTCCGCGTTCAAGGACGCCGGTGGTTGGGCCGTGCTGATTCAGAATCCGACGCAAATCCCGGCTCAGGTCGATCAGCAGCGTTGGCTCAAGGCCGCCAACGATGTGGCTCAGGCCGGCCAGGAACAAGCGGCCGCGAAGGCGAAAAAAGCCTTGGCCGCACACTAA
- a CDS encoding DUF6021 family protein, with protein sequence MAHSTTPVGPHSSEHSSGDELGFDPDSPDLADPQVDPIGPAKAPRDVKPGDNPKAPAKPYDPLGDLKP encoded by the coding sequence ATGGCTCATTCCACCACGCCCGTCGGTCCGCACTCGTCTGAACATTCTTCCGGCGATGAGCTGGGTTTCGATCCCGATTCCCCGGACCTTGCCGATCCACAGGTCGACCCGATCGGACCCGCCAAGGCGCCGAGGGATGTGAAGCCGGGTGACAACCCCAAGGCTCCGGCCAAGCCCTACGATCCACTGGGTGATCTGAAACCTTAG